Proteins co-encoded in one Capsicum annuum cultivar UCD-10X-F1 chromosome 9, UCD10Xv1.1, whole genome shotgun sequence genomic window:
- the LOC107854089 gene encoding protein NOI4-like: MAEAGRPLPKFGEWDVNDPASAEGYTVIFNKARNEKRSGGKADSPPSGNYKRAATLGKPQSKKWFCCMRSGAAD, translated from the exons GAAGCAGGTCGACCACTTCCAAAATTTGGTGAGTGGGATGTCAATGACCCAGCTTCAGCTGAGGGGTACACGGTCATCTTTAACAAAGCTAGAAACGAGAAAAGGTCTGGTGGCAAGGCAGACTCGCCACCAAGCGGTAACTACAAGCGTGCAGCAACTCTTGGGAAGCCTCAATCT AAGAAATGGTTCTGCTGTATGCGATCCGGTGCTGCTGATTGA